A stretch of Nymphalis io chromosome 29, ilAglIoxx1.1, whole genome shotgun sequence DNA encodes these proteins:
- the LOC126779786 gene encoding uncharacterized protein LOC126779786, with the protein MLKFATVLVIMLIGSLLAAGLSCNSCGRECAPACGTRYFRSCCFNYLRRKRGPETQQFLTKNLQYLKPGTKQLIEDEWSEAMPSEFEHYNQAHRVDSSLRRVYL; encoded by the exons TTTGCAACAGTTTTAGTAATTATGTTGATTG GAAGCTTGCTAGCTGCTGGTCTGTCATGCAACTCCTGTGGGCGGGAGTGTGCACCCGCGTGTGGTACTAGGTACTTCCGGTCTTGCTGCTTCAACTATCTGAGGAGGAAAAGAGGTCCAGAGACTCAacag TTCCTGACCAAAAACCTTCAATATTTGAAACCAGGAACCAAACAACTTATCGAAGATGAGTGGTCGGAAGCTATGCCAAGCGAGTTTGAACATTATAATCAAGCACATAGGGTTGACAGTTCATTACGTAgggtttatttgtaa
- the LOC126779684 gene encoding cardioactive peptide: MSSVCRVSLMLLIALCALDCCLSATIPRSYDPRLSDDVILTAKKRPFCNAFTGCGRKRSQTIPGMPFQELYRQRQFRDEETNAPVMDSDANAIDEISHQILNEARLFEAIQEASAEIARRKQKELFN; encoded by the exons ATGTCGTCTGTCTGCCGCGTTTCGTTAATGCTCTTAATCGCATTATGCGCATTGGATTGCTGTCTTTCAGCCAca ATCCCCAGGTCTTACGACCCTCGTCTCAGCGATGATGTTATCCTGACAGCGAAGAAGAGACCCTTTTGCAACGCTTTCACTG GCTGTGGACGCAAGCGCTCTCAGACCATCCCCGGAATGCCATTCCAGGAGCTGTACAGACAACGCCAG TTCAGGGACGAAGAGACTAACGCACCTGTCATGGACTCCGACGCGAATGCCATCGACGAAATATCCCACCAAATATTAAACGAGGCGAGGCTGTTCGAAGCAATTCAAGAAGCCAGCGCCGAAATCGCGAGGCGGAAACAAAAGGAACTATTCAATTAA